Proteins from a genomic interval of Planctomycetota bacterium:
- the acpP gene encoding acyl carrier protein produces the protein MEESEIESKVIDIVSEQMGVDKGTISRETHFINDLNADSLDTVELVMEFEDEFELSIPDEEAEKIQTVGQAIDYIKEHSGK, from the coding sequence ATGGAAGAATCCGAAATCGAGAGCAAGGTCATCGACATCGTCAGCGAACAGATGGGCGTCGACAAGGGCACCATCAGCCGCGAGACGCACTTCATCAACGACCTTAACGCCGACAGCCTCGACACCGTCGAGCTCGTCATGGAGTTCGAAGACGAGTTCGAGCTCTCGATCCCCGACGAAGAGGCCGAAAAGATCCAGACCGTCGGCCAGGCGATCGACTACATCAAGGAACACTCGGGCAAGTGA